One genomic segment of Hemibagrus wyckioides isolate EC202008001 linkage group LG08, SWU_Hwy_1.0, whole genome shotgun sequence includes these proteins:
- the gm2a gene encoding ganglioside GM2 activator — MISVPLFIVLWTAGGFLKEGICAVQISRPLRLAKIVGFSWENCGKADDPAVMKSLDLSPDPINIPGDLTASAAGTTSVALVSPLSLNVTLEKEVAGFWVKVPCLDELGSCHYQDICDILNQLIPPGQSCPEPLRTYGLPCHCPFKAGEYSLPQSIFSLPKMDLPFWLTNGQYRVQGVIGNSEKELGCLKVVLTLHSD; from the exons ATGATTTCAGTTcctttgtttattgttttatggACCGCTGGTGGGTTTTTAAAGGAAGGAATATGTGCTGTGCAGATCAGCAGACCGCTGAGATTGGCCAAG aTTGTAGGCTTTTCCTGGGAGAACTGCGGAAAGGCTGATGATCCAGCTGTTATGAAGAGTCTTGATTTGTCTCCAGATCCCATTAACATACCGGGAGATTTGACAGCAAGTGCAGCTGGGACAACCTCAGTGGCTCTggtgtctcctctctct ctaaaTGTCACACTGGAGAAAGAGGTTGCTGGTTTCTGGGTCAAGGTCCCATGTTTGGACGAGCTAGGGAGCTGCCACTATCAGGATATCTGTGATATACTGAACCAGCTCATTCCTCCTGGTCAGAGTTGTCCTGAGCCTCTGCGCACATATGGCCTTCCCTGCCACTGCCCTTTCAAAGCA gGTGAATACTCTCTACCTCAGTCTATTTTCTCCCTGCCTAAAATGGACCTGCCATTCTGGCTGACCAATGGCCAGTAccgtgtccagggggtgattgGAAACTCAGAGAAAGAGCTCGGATGCCTTAAAGTTGTCCTCACTCTACACTCAGATTAA